The proteins below are encoded in one region of Shewanella algae:
- a CDS encoding VanZ family protein, whose translation MALLIALAVISYLVFSKPNYPQSIPNLDKVGHIGSFFALAWLTYLAFRPRWYLMFATLAGYGILIEMVQSRLPYRSADVADFVADMAGVVLFYFSLWGYRRYFRAAMLRE comes from the coding sequence ATGGCTTTGTTGATTGCCCTGGCGGTGATCAGCTACCTGGTTTTTTCCAAGCCTAACTATCCACAGAGCATCCCTAATCTGGATAAAGTGGGTCATATAGGTAGTTTCTTTGCCCTCGCCTGGCTGACCTACCTGGCGTTCCGCCCCCGCTGGTACTTGATGTTTGCTACCCTGGCCGGCTACGGCATTCTGATAGAGATGGTGCAATCCCGTCTGCCCTACCGCAGCGCAGATGTGGCCGACTTTGTCGCCGATATGGCCGGAGTCGTACTCTTCTACTTCTCACTCTGGGGCTATCGCAGATATTTTCGCGCCGCCATGTTGAGGGAGTAA
- a CDS encoding MFS transporter, whose translation MPQSFFASTRDALSIYFHKRVLILLLLGFSAGLPLMLVFSTLSFWLREAGVDRAAIGYFSWVALIYAFKWAWSPLVDRMPLPLFSQLFGRRRGWMLFSQLLLIAAILGMSGSDPMEDLTHLALFALMVAFSSATQDIVVDAFRIESAPEKMQAALAAAYQVGYRSAMIIATAGSLTIAAWVSPEPESYDLQSWQTAYLVMAGLMGIGILATLFAKEPAVDISSIGEEEANLRDRLRANLAPRLSVWAAPTNLFILRHGKLLLLLLGLYFCFSLAEPFTQILQSYFPSQALNTDAVTLASMGLILLLWLLIFGVKSKDRAIQEQEAKQLTQAGTDRMAAFISWLYSAVALPFIDFFRRYGKSAILILMLISCYRISDIVMGIMANVFYVDMGFSKEEIATLSKVYGLIMTLVGSAFGGVLLARFGTIKILYVGAFLVATTNLLFALQAMVGYNVPLLTLAISVDNFSGGIATAAFIAYLSSLTSSGYSATQYALLSSVMLLFPKFIAGFSGAWVNAFGYVNFFVSASIIGLPVLLLIWLVQKNSPPKRADTAQDTLKSQIND comes from the coding sequence ATGCCTCAATCTTTTTTTGCCAGCACCCGAGACGCCCTGAGTATCTATTTCCACAAGCGGGTACTCATCTTATTGCTGCTCGGTTTTTCCGCCGGCCTGCCGCTGATGCTGGTATTTTCCACCCTGTCTTTCTGGCTCAGGGAAGCCGGGGTAGACAGGGCCGCCATCGGCTATTTCAGCTGGGTGGCCTTGATCTATGCCTTTAAGTGGGCCTGGTCCCCCCTGGTCGATCGCATGCCCCTGCCTTTGTTCAGCCAACTCTTTGGCCGCCGCCGCGGCTGGATGCTGTTCTCCCAGCTATTACTGATAGCCGCCATTTTGGGAATGTCCGGCAGTGACCCTATGGAAGATCTCACCCATCTGGCACTCTTTGCGCTAATGGTGGCCTTTTCCTCCGCCACCCAGGACATAGTGGTCGATGCCTTTCGTATCGAGTCGGCGCCGGAAAAAATGCAGGCGGCACTGGCCGCCGCCTATCAGGTGGGCTATCGCAGCGCGATGATCATAGCCACGGCAGGCTCATTGACTATCGCCGCCTGGGTTTCTCCCGAGCCGGAAAGCTATGATCTCCAGAGCTGGCAAACCGCCTATCTGGTAATGGCAGGCCTCATGGGCATAGGCATACTGGCGACACTTTTTGCCAAAGAGCCGGCGGTGGATATCAGCTCGATAGGGGAAGAGGAAGCCAACCTCAGAGACAGGCTCAGGGCCAACCTGGCACCCAGACTCTCGGTCTGGGCCGCACCAACCAACCTGTTTATCCTGCGCCATGGCAAGTTACTGCTCCTGCTGCTGGGGCTTTATTTCTGTTTTAGCCTGGCTGAGCCCTTCACCCAGATACTGCAATCCTACTTTCCGAGTCAGGCCTTGAATACAGATGCAGTCACGCTGGCCTCTATGGGGCTCATTCTGCTGCTCTGGTTGCTGATCTTCGGCGTCAAAAGTAAAGACAGGGCGATTCAAGAGCAGGAAGCCAAGCAGCTGACCCAGGCCGGCACAGATAGGATGGCCGCCTTTATCTCCTGGCTTTACAGTGCCGTGGCCCTGCCCTTTATCGATTTCTTTCGCCGCTACGGCAAGAGCGCGATTCTGATCCTTATGCTGATCTCCTGCTACCGGATCTCGGATATCGTCATGGGGATCATGGCCAATGTTTTCTATGTGGATATGGGCTTCAGCAAGGAAGAGATCGCCACCTTGAGCAAGGTCTATGGTCTGATCATGACCCTGGTGGGCTCGGCATTCGGCGGGGTGTTGTTGGCACGCTTCGGCACCATAAAAATCCTCTATGTCGGCGCCTTCCTGGTAGCCACCACCAATCTGTTGTTCGCCCTGCAGGCCATGGTGGGCTACAACGTGCCACTGCTGACCCTGGCGATTTCGGTGGACAACTTCAGCGGCGGTATCGCCACAGCAGCCTTTATCGCTTACCTTTCCAGCCTCACCAGCAGCGGCTACAGCGCCACTCAATATGCGCTGCTGTCTTCGGTGATGTTACTGTTTCCCAAGTTTATTGCCGGCTTCTCCGGCGCCTGGGTCAACGCCTTTGGCTATGTGAATTTCTTTGTCAGCGCCAGCATCATAGGCTTGCCCGTGCTGCTGCTGATTTGGCTGGTGCAAAAAAACAGCCCGCCGAAGCGGGCCGATACTGCTCAAGATACGCTCAAGTCGCAGATTAACGACTAG
- a CDS encoding YajQ family cyclic di-GMP-binding protein — protein MPSFDIVSEVDAVELRNAVDNSKRELDTRFDFRGVEFAVEYKDFVVTLSAESDFQCNQMVDILRTQLSRRNVDPKAMEVDEKAIHSGKMFSLKVKFKQGIEADVAKKLVKQIKDSKVKVQAQIQGDSVRVTGKKRDDLQAVMALARNAELGQPFQFNNFRD, from the coding sequence ATGCCCTCATTCGATATAGTGTCAGAAGTAGATGCCGTTGAACTGCGTAACGCAGTGGATAACAGCAAACGTGAATTGGATACCCGCTTCGATTTCCGCGGGGTGGAATTTGCGGTGGAGTATAAAGACTTTGTAGTGACCCTGTCGGCAGAGTCTGACTTTCAGTGTAATCAGATGGTGGATATTTTAAGAACCCAACTGAGCCGTCGTAATGTGGATCCCAAGGCGATGGAAGTGGATGAGAAAGCGATTCACAGTGGCAAGATGTTTTCTTTGAAGGTCAAGTTCAAACAAGGCATCGAAGCCGATGTGGCCAAGAAGCTGGTAAAACAGATCAAAGACAGCAAAGTAAAGGTGCAGGCGCAAATCCAGGGCGACTCGGTACGGGTCACAGGCAAGAAGCGTGACGACTTGCAGGCCGTGATGGCGCTGGCCCGTAATGCCGAGCTGGGCCAGCCGTTCCAGTTCAATAACTTCCGCGACTAG